The following are encoded together in the Phyllopteryx taeniolatus isolate TA_2022b chromosome 21, UOR_Ptae_1.2, whole genome shotgun sequence genome:
- the slc9a1b gene encoding sodium/hydrogen exchanger 1b isoform X1, with translation MKLGFHVIPRVSRVVPESCLLIFVGLLVGGVIKAVRRTAPVLDAELFFLYLLPPIILDAGYFLPVRPFAENLGAILAFAVAGTLWNAFFVGGGVYAACRLEGERLADVDPLSCLLFGSIVSAVDPVAVLAVFEEIRIDELLHVLVFGESLLNDAVTVVLYHLLEEFSHAGAVTATDALLGALCFLAVSCGGVLVGVVYGLLGAFTSRFTSRTRVIEPLFVFLYSYMAYLSAEVFRLSGIMSLIACGVVMRPYVEANISHKSYTTVKYFLKMWSSVSETLIFIFLGVSTVAGPHAWNWTFVAATVLLCLVSRVLGVVGLTLLINKFRMVKLSKKEQFIVAYGGLRGAVAFSLGFLLTDSEIKHLFLTAIITVIFFTVFVQGMTIRPLVELLEVKKKRECDGSINEEIHTQFLDHLLVGIEDICGHYGHHHWKDKLSRFNEAYVKKWLIAGDRSSEPQLLSFYNKMEMKQAMMMVESGGGGFKPPSVEPNIEAGRGTRVSDRRQKEIRKMLQANVQKNRQRLRSYSRHDLMLDPFEDDVSEVRFRKQQVAMERRVSAHQRPEKQIGSLPPPKSDAGDWLSPVRCHSDNVVSNVTYFSKYDLEA, from the exons ATGAAACTCG GCTTCCACGTCATCCCGCGAGTGTCCCGCGTGGTGCCCGAGAGCTGCCTGCTGATCTTCGTGGGGCTGCTGGTGGGCGGAGTCATCAAGGCCGTCCGGCGGACGGCGCCCGTGCTGGACGCCGAGCTCTTCTTCCTCTACCTGCTGCCGCCCATCATCCTGGACGCCGGCTACTTCCTGCCCGTCCGGCCCTTCGCCGAGAACCTGGGCGCCATCCTGGCCTTCGCCGTGGCGGGCACCTTGTGGAACGCCTTCTTCGTGGGCGGCGGCGTGTACGCCGCGTGCCGGCTGGAGGGCGAGCGGCTGGCCGACGTGGACCCGCTGTCCTGCCTGCTCTTCGGCTCCATCGTGTCGGCCGTGGACCCCGTGGCCGTGCTGGCCGTCTTCGAGGAGATCCGCATCGACGAGCTGCTGCACGTGCTGGTCTTCGGCGAGTCGCTGCTCAACGACGCCGTCACCGTG GTGCTGTACCACCTGTTGGAGGAGTTCTCCCACGCCGGCGCGGTGACGGCGACCGACGCCCTGCTGGGGGCGCTGTGCTTCTTGGCGGTGTCGTGCGGCGGCGTCCTGGTGGGCGTGGTCTACGGGCTGCTGGGCGCCTTCACGTCCCGCTTCACGTCGCGCACGCGCGTCATCGAGCCGCTCTTCGTCTTCCTGTACAGCTACATGGCGTACCTGTCGGCCGAGGTCTTCCGCCTGTCGGGCATCATGTC GTTGATCGCGTGCGGCGTGGTGATGCGTCCGTACGTGGAGGCCAACATCTCGCACAAGTCCTACACCACCGTCAAGTACTTCCTGAAGATGTGGAGCAGCGTGAGCGAGACgctcatcttcatcttcctcgGCGTGTCCACCGTGGCGGGGCCGCACGCTTGGAACTGGACCTTCGTGGCGGCCACCGTGCTCCTCTGCCTCGTCTCCCGAGTGCTCG GCGTGGTGGGCCTGACGTTGCTCATCAACAAGTTCCGCATGGTCAAGCTGAGCAAAAAGGAGCAGTTCATCGTGGCCTACGGCGGCCTGCGAGGCGCCGTCGCCTTCTCGCTGGGCTTCCTGCTGACCGACAGCGAGATCAAGCACTTGTTCCTCACCGCCATCATCACCGTCATCTTCTTCACCGTCTTCGTCCAG GGGATGACCATCAGGCCTCTGGTGGAGCTTCTGGAagtgaagaagaagagagaGTGCGACGGCTCCATCAACGAGGAGATTCACACGCAG TTCCTGGATCATCTCCTTGTGGGAATCGAGGACATCTGCGGTCATTACGGACACCATCACTGGAAAGACAA GCTGAGCCGCTTCAACGAGGCCTACGTGAAGAAGTGGCTGATTGCGGGCGATCGCTCCAGCGAGCCGCAGCTGCTGTCCTTCTACAACAAGATGGAGATGAAGCAGGCCATGATGATGGTCgagagcggcggcggcggcttcaAACCGCCTTCCGTGGAGCC GAATATCGAAGCCGGACGCGGGACCCGCGTCTCCGATCGTCGCCAGAAGGAAATCCGAAAGATGCTGCAGGCCAACGTGCAGAAGAACAGACAGCGG CTTCGTTCCTACAGCCGACACGACCTGATGCTCGACCCGTTCGAAGACGACGTGAGCGAGGTTCGCTTCAGGAAGCAGCAAGTGGCGATGGAGAGGAGGGTGAGTGCGCACCAACGGCCTGAAAAACAAATAGGGTCACTTCCTCCCCCTAAAAGCGACGCTGGCGATTGGCTCTCTCCGGTCAGGTGCCATTCTGACAACGTCGTCTCAaacgtgacatatttttccaaatatgacctcgaagcgTGA
- the LOC133470761 gene encoding gap junction alpha-9 protein-like isoform X2, translating into MGHAIYRLRALEKERHCKKVALRRELESVDAEMADARRRIEKEMRGLEQGKLNKAPLRGSLLCTYVAHIVTRALVEVSFMTGQLVLYGHRLSPLYKCDRQPCPNVVDCFVSRPTEKTVFMVFMQVIACISLFLSLLEIMHLGYKKIKKGILEYYPHIKEDLDDFYVNKSKNNSVVHQVCVGTSAGGRKATIPTAPSSYTLLLEKQGNGPNYPLLNTASAFVPIQEDPCVKPAGFQESKEGVPSPTDQNSNNTSSETRSPPADKDADEPDRAEYPASSDPASCATLPVVARKSRRPSPQWNCSTVLEGNASDSGDSYRGGPVKLRGGNGSAGPRARNLLSKSDSVRRPGRPQSPDSGGDASSPSRRSRDSPSPAASSPKRRVSVTSSGGSSSRRAPAALQI; encoded by the coding sequence ATGGGCCACGCCATCTACCGGCTGCGCGCCCTGGAGAAAGAGCGGCACTGCAAGAAGGTGGCGCTACGCCGCGAGCTGGAGTCGGTGGACGCCGAGATGGCGGACGCCCGGCGCCGAATCGAGAAGGAGATGCGGGGGCTGGAACAGGGCAAGCTCAATAAGGCCCCGCTGAGGGGTTCGCTCCTTTGTACCTACGTGGCGCACATCGTCACCCGCGCCCTGGTGGAGGTCAGCTTCATGACGGGCCAGCTGGTCCTCTACGGGCACCGCCTCAGCCCGCTCTACAAGTGTGATCGCCAGCCCTGCCCCAACGTGGTGGACTGCTTCGTGTCGCGGCCCACCGAGAAAACCGTTTTCATGGTCTTCATGCAGGTGATCGCCTGCATTTCCTTGTTCCTCAGCCTCCTGGAGATCATGCACCTGGGCTACAAGAAGATTAAGAAGGGCATTCTGGAATACTACCCACATATCAAGGAGGATCTGGATGACTTCTACGTTAACAAGTCCAAGAACAACTCGGTGGTGCACCAGGTGTGTGTGGGCACCTCGGCGGGGGGCCGCAAGGCCACCATCCCCACGGCGCCCAGCAGCTACACCTTGCTGCTGGAGAAACAGGGCAACGGGCCCAACTACCCGCTGCTCAACACCGCATCGGCTTTCGTACCCATCCAGGAAGACCCGTGCGTCAAGCCGGCGGGCTTCCAGGAGAGCAAGGAGGGCGTCCCCAGCCCCACCGATCAGAACAGCAACAACACAAGCAGCGAAACCCGCTCGCCACCTGCCGACAAGGACGCCGACGAGCCGGACCGCGccgagtaccccgcctcctccgacCCGGCCTCCTGCGCCACTCTCCCGGTCGTGGCCCGGAAGTCCCGGAGACCGAGTCCGCAGTGGAACTGCTCCACGGTCCTGGAGGGCAACGCGTCAGACAGCGGGGACTCCTACCGGGGCGGCCCCGTGAAGCTCCGCGGAGGAAACGGAAGCGCGGGCCCGCGCGCCAGGAACCTGCTCTCCAAGTCGGACAGCGTGAGGAGGCCCGGCAGGCCCCAGAGCCCGGACTCGGGCGGCGACGCCAGCTCGCCGTCCCGACGCAGCCGAGACAGCCCCAGCCCCGCCGCCTCCTCCCCCAAACGGCGGGTGTCGGTGACCAGCagcggcggcagcagcagcaggcggGCGCCCGCCGCCCTGCAGATTTGA
- the LOC133470761 gene encoding gap junction alpha-9 protein-like isoform X1 — protein sequence MGDWNFLGGILEEVHIHSTMVGKIWLTILFIFRMLVLGVAAEDVWNDEQSDFICNTEQPGCRNVCYDQAFPISLIRYWVLQVIFVSSPSLVYMGHAIYRLRALEKERHCKKVALRRELESVDAEMADARRRIEKEMRGLEQGKLNKAPLRGSLLCTYVAHIVTRALVEVSFMTGQLVLYGHRLSPLYKCDRQPCPNVVDCFVSRPTEKTVFMVFMQVIACISLFLSLLEIMHLGYKKIKKGILEYYPHIKEDLDDFYVNKSKNNSVVHQVCVGTSAGGRKATIPTAPSSYTLLLEKQGNGPNYPLLNTASAFVPIQEDPCVKPAGFQESKEGVPSPTDQNSNNTSSETRSPPADKDADEPDRAEYPASSDPASCATLPVVARKSRRPSPQWNCSTVLEGNASDSGDSYRGGPVKLRGGNGSAGPRARNLLSKSDSVRRPGRPQSPDSGGDASSPSRRSRDSPSPAASSPKRRVSVTSSGGSSSRRAPAALQI from the exons ATGGGTGACTGGAACTTCCTGGGTGGCATCTTGGAGGAGGTGCACATCCACTCCACCATGGTGGGCAAGATCTGGCTGACCATCCTGTTCATCTTCCGCATGCTGGTGCTGGGCGTGGCCGCCGAGGACGTGTGGAACGACGAGCAGTCGGACTTCATCTGCAACACGGAGCAGCCGGGCTGCCGCAACGTGTGTTACGATCAGGCCTTCCCCATCTCGCTCATCCGCTACTGGGTCCTGCAG GTCATCTTCGTCTCCTCGCCCTCGCTGGTCTACATGGGCCACGCCATCTACCGGCTGCGCGCCCTGGAGAAAGAGCGGCACTGCAAGAAGGTGGCGCTACGCCGCGAGCTGGAGTCGGTGGACGCCGAGATGGCGGACGCCCGGCGCCGAATCGAGAAGGAGATGCGGGGGCTGGAACAGGGCAAGCTCAATAAGGCCCCGCTGAGGGGTTCGCTCCTTTGTACCTACGTGGCGCACATCGTCACCCGCGCCCTGGTGGAGGTCAGCTTCATGACGGGCCAGCTGGTCCTCTACGGGCACCGCCTCAGCCCGCTCTACAAGTGTGATCGCCAGCCCTGCCCCAACGTGGTGGACTGCTTCGTGTCGCGGCCCACCGAGAAAACCGTTTTCATGGTCTTCATGCAGGTGATCGCCTGCATTTCCTTGTTCCTCAGCCTCCTGGAGATCATGCACCTGGGCTACAAGAAGATTAAGAAGGGCATTCTGGAATACTACCCACATATCAAGGAGGATCTGGATGACTTCTACGTTAACAAGTCCAAGAACAACTCGGTGGTGCACCAGGTGTGTGTGGGCACCTCGGCGGGGGGCCGCAAGGCCACCATCCCCACGGCGCCCAGCAGCTACACCTTGCTGCTGGAGAAACAGGGCAACGGGCCCAACTACCCGCTGCTCAACACCGCATCGGCTTTCGTACCCATCCAGGAAGACCCGTGCGTCAAGCCGGCGGGCTTCCAGGAGAGCAAGGAGGGCGTCCCCAGCCCCACCGATCAGAACAGCAACAACACAAGCAGCGAAACCCGCTCGCCACCTGCCGACAAGGACGCCGACGAGCCGGACCGCGccgagtaccccgcctcctccgacCCGGCCTCCTGCGCCACTCTCCCGGTCGTGGCCCGGAAGTCCCGGAGACCGAGTCCGCAGTGGAACTGCTCCACGGTCCTGGAGGGCAACGCGTCAGACAGCGGGGACTCCTACCGGGGCGGCCCCGTGAAGCTCCGCGGAGGAAACGGAAGCGCGGGCCCGCGCGCCAGGAACCTGCTCTCCAAGTCGGACAGCGTGAGGAGGCCCGGCAGGCCCCAGAGCCCGGACTCGGGCGGCGACGCCAGCTCGCCGTCCCGACGCAGCCGAGACAGCCCCAGCCCCGCCGCCTCCTCCCCCAAACGGCGGGTGTCGGTGACCAGCagcggcggcagcagcagcaggcggGCGCCCGCCGCCCTGCAGATTTGA
- the LOC133470762 gene encoding serine/arginine-rich splicing factor 10-like, producing the protein MARYMRPPNSSLFVRNISDESRPEDLRREFGRYGPVVDVYIPLDFYTRQPRGFAYIQFEDVRDAEDALHSLDRKWVCGRQIEIQFAQGDRKTPNQMKTKERRSPSRSSRYDDDYDRDRRRRHSRSRSYDRRRSHSPSDDRRRRRSESPRESRGRQHGRGGSRGRDEERHRQRPRRESRGRSPSRSASPPKPPSASHCAEGDAQQQRSPSRSQSRSMSRSRSRSRSWTGRKSGGR; encoded by the exons ATGGCTCGGTACATGCGCCCGCCGAACTCGTCCTTGTTCGTCAGAAACATCTCCGACGAATCCAG GCCTGAGGATTTGCGGCGTGAGTTTGGCCGCTATGGGCCAGTAGTAGATGTCTACATCCCACTTGACTTCTATACACGTCAACCAAGAGGATTTGCATACATTCA GTTTGAGGATGTGCGCGACGCCGAGGACGCTCTACACAGCCTGGACAGGAAGTGGGTGTGCGGCCGCCAGATCGAGATCCAGTTCGCCCAGGGAGACCGGAAGA CACCCAATCAGATGAAAACGAAGGAGCGGCGCTCTCCGTCGCGGTCGTCCCGCTACGACGACGACTACGACCGCGACAGACGGCGCAGACACTCGCGCAGCCGCAGCTACGACCGCCGCCGCTCGCACAGCCCCTCGGACGACCGCCGGCGCCGGCGCTCGGAGAGCCCCCGAGA ATCTCGCGGACGGCAGCACGGACGAGGGGGAAGCCGAGGCCGTGACGAGGAGAG ACACCGTCAGAGGCCTCGCAGGGAGTCTCGCGGACGATCTCCCTCCAGATCGGCGTCGCCGCCCAAGCCGCCGTCCGCCTCTCACTGCGCCGAGGGAGACGCGCAGCAGCAACGCTCCCCGTCCCGCTCGCAGTCCCGTTCGATGTCGAGGTCTCGCTCGCGATCGCGCTCCTGGACGGGCCGCAAGTCGGGAGGACGCTAA
- the slc9a1b gene encoding sodium/hydrogen exchanger 1b isoform X2 produces the protein MKLGFHVIPRVSRVVPESCLLIFVGLLVGGVIKAVRRTAPVLDAELFFLYLLPPIILDAGYFLPVRPFAENLGAILAFAVAGTLWNAFFVGGGVYAACRLEGERLADVDPLSCLLFGSIVSAVDPVAVLAVFEEIRIDELLHVLVFGESLLNDAVTVVLYHLLEEFSHAGAVTATDALLGALCFLAVSCGGVLVGVVYGLLGAFTSRFTSRTRVIEPLFVFLYSYMAYLSAEVFRLSGIMSLIACGVVMRPYVEANISHKSYTTVKYFLKMWSSVSETLIFIFLGVSTVAGPHAWNWTFVAATVLLCLVSRVLGVVGLTLLINKFRMVKLSKKEQFIVAYGGLRGAVAFSLGFLLTDSEIKHLFLTAIITVIFFTVFVQGMTIRPLVELLEVKKKRECDGSINEEIHTQFLDHLLVGIEDICGHYGHHHWKDKLSRFNEAYVKKWLIAGDRSSEPQLLSFYNKMEMKQAMMMVESGGGGFKPPSVEPNIEAGRGTRVSDRRQKEIRKMLQANVQKNRQRLRSYSRHDLMLDPFEDDVSEVRFRKQQVAMERRMSHYLTVPAKSPPAPASVRRVAFRPGQSRRFPICQRGTGR, from the exons ATGAAACTCG GCTTCCACGTCATCCCGCGAGTGTCCCGCGTGGTGCCCGAGAGCTGCCTGCTGATCTTCGTGGGGCTGCTGGTGGGCGGAGTCATCAAGGCCGTCCGGCGGACGGCGCCCGTGCTGGACGCCGAGCTCTTCTTCCTCTACCTGCTGCCGCCCATCATCCTGGACGCCGGCTACTTCCTGCCCGTCCGGCCCTTCGCCGAGAACCTGGGCGCCATCCTGGCCTTCGCCGTGGCGGGCACCTTGTGGAACGCCTTCTTCGTGGGCGGCGGCGTGTACGCCGCGTGCCGGCTGGAGGGCGAGCGGCTGGCCGACGTGGACCCGCTGTCCTGCCTGCTCTTCGGCTCCATCGTGTCGGCCGTGGACCCCGTGGCCGTGCTGGCCGTCTTCGAGGAGATCCGCATCGACGAGCTGCTGCACGTGCTGGTCTTCGGCGAGTCGCTGCTCAACGACGCCGTCACCGTG GTGCTGTACCACCTGTTGGAGGAGTTCTCCCACGCCGGCGCGGTGACGGCGACCGACGCCCTGCTGGGGGCGCTGTGCTTCTTGGCGGTGTCGTGCGGCGGCGTCCTGGTGGGCGTGGTCTACGGGCTGCTGGGCGCCTTCACGTCCCGCTTCACGTCGCGCACGCGCGTCATCGAGCCGCTCTTCGTCTTCCTGTACAGCTACATGGCGTACCTGTCGGCCGAGGTCTTCCGCCTGTCGGGCATCATGTC GTTGATCGCGTGCGGCGTGGTGATGCGTCCGTACGTGGAGGCCAACATCTCGCACAAGTCCTACACCACCGTCAAGTACTTCCTGAAGATGTGGAGCAGCGTGAGCGAGACgctcatcttcatcttcctcgGCGTGTCCACCGTGGCGGGGCCGCACGCTTGGAACTGGACCTTCGTGGCGGCCACCGTGCTCCTCTGCCTCGTCTCCCGAGTGCTCG GCGTGGTGGGCCTGACGTTGCTCATCAACAAGTTCCGCATGGTCAAGCTGAGCAAAAAGGAGCAGTTCATCGTGGCCTACGGCGGCCTGCGAGGCGCCGTCGCCTTCTCGCTGGGCTTCCTGCTGACCGACAGCGAGATCAAGCACTTGTTCCTCACCGCCATCATCACCGTCATCTTCTTCACCGTCTTCGTCCAG GGGATGACCATCAGGCCTCTGGTGGAGCTTCTGGAagtgaagaagaagagagaGTGCGACGGCTCCATCAACGAGGAGATTCACACGCAG TTCCTGGATCATCTCCTTGTGGGAATCGAGGACATCTGCGGTCATTACGGACACCATCACTGGAAAGACAA GCTGAGCCGCTTCAACGAGGCCTACGTGAAGAAGTGGCTGATTGCGGGCGATCGCTCCAGCGAGCCGCAGCTGCTGTCCTTCTACAACAAGATGGAGATGAAGCAGGCCATGATGATGGTCgagagcggcggcggcggcttcaAACCGCCTTCCGTGGAGCC GAATATCGAAGCCGGACGCGGGACCCGCGTCTCCGATCGTCGCCAGAAGGAAATCCGAAAGATGCTGCAGGCCAACGTGCAGAAGAACAGACAGCGG CTTCGTTCCTACAGCCGACACGACCTGATGCTCGACCCGTTCGAAGACGACGTGAGCGAGGTTCGCTTCAGGAAGCAGCAAGTGGCGATGGAGAGGAGG ATGAGCCACTACCTGACAGTGCCCGCAAAAAGCCCGCCAGCGCCGGCGTCTGTGAGACGGGTCGCCTTCCGACCAGGTCAGTCGCGCCGCTTTCCCATTTGTCAGCGTGGAACAGGCCGCTAA